One window of Desulfovibrio aminophilus genomic DNA carries:
- a CDS encoding protein tolB, which produces MKIKTVLFALLFVALLAGNASAQGLTVDIHGPGQRKVNLVMLPPRGLNASAVPGMAKNFEDLVRTDLRFMPFLNLMPASAVPGGDPSKGVTAEDINFRPLQLARIDLTMTTGWDGNRLEARVYETFSGRRVVGKAYDDLTDAALPDVADRFCSLLMEALTGKKGFFTSPIAFVRRVGEAKELFTVLPQGRALTQITSLGGFNLGPDWSKDGNQIVFTHLNQERHSLGVWDRRSGEVKLFREGLGNTVISPAFTPEGDIAVTLNKSGSADIYMLDRNFRPKGTIASSGFIDVSPAFDSTGRNMAFTSGRLGGPQIFVLNRDTGEVKRVTFVGGYNTSPTLSPDSRFVVFARQTPNGHRIFILELATGQERQISFGPGNDEDPAFGPEGYYVAFCSNRNGQYRIYLTTRHGDEPILVPTGPGDATSPAWNTAAGGE; this is translated from the coding sequence ATGAAAATCAAGACCGTCCTCTTCGCCTTGCTCTTTGTGGCGCTCCTGGCCGGGAACGCCTCGGCCCAGGGCCTGACCGTGGACATCCACGGCCCCGGCCAGCGCAAGGTGAATCTGGTCATGCTGCCGCCGCGCGGCCTGAACGCCTCCGCCGTGCCCGGCATGGCCAAGAACTTCGAGGATCTGGTGCGGACCGACCTCCGGTTCATGCCCTTCCTCAACCTCATGCCCGCCTCGGCGGTGCCCGGCGGCGACCCCAGCAAGGGCGTCACGGCCGAGGACATCAACTTCCGGCCCCTGCAGCTGGCCCGTATCGACCTGACCATGACCACGGGCTGGGACGGCAACCGCCTGGAGGCCCGGGTCTACGAGACCTTCAGCGGCCGCCGGGTGGTGGGCAAGGCCTACGACGACCTCACCGACGCGGCCCTGCCGGATGTGGCCGACCGCTTCTGCTCCCTGCTCATGGAGGCCCTCACCGGCAAGAAGGGCTTCTTCACCTCGCCCATCGCCTTCGTGCGCCGCGTGGGCGAGGCCAAGGAACTCTTCACCGTCCTGCCCCAGGGCCGCGCCCTGACCCAGATCACCAGTCTGGGCGGCTTCAACCTGGGCCCGGACTGGTCCAAGGACGGCAACCAGATCGTCTTCACCCACCTGAACCAGGAGCGCCACTCCCTGGGCGTCTGGGACCGCCGTTCCGGCGAGGTCAAGCTCTTCCGCGAGGGCCTGGGCAACACGGTCATCTCTCCGGCCTTCACGCCCGAGGGCGACATCGCCGTGACCCTGAACAAGTCCGGCAGCGCGGACATCTACATGCTGGACAGAAACTTCCGGCCCAAGGGCACCATCGCCTCCAGCGGCTTCATCGACGTCTCGCCCGCCTTCGACTCCACCGGCCGGAACATGGCCTTCACCTCCGGCCGCCTCGGCGGGCCGCAGATCTTCGTGCTCAACCGCGATACCGGCGAGGTCAAGCGCGTGACCTTCGTGGGCGGCTACAACACCTCGCCCACCTTGAGCCCGGACAGCCGTTTCGTGGTCTTCGCCCGGCAGACGCCCAACGGGCACCGCATCTTCATCCTGGAACTGGCCACCGGCCAGGAGCGTCAGATCAGCTTCGGCCCGGGCAATGACGAGGACCCGGCCTTCGGTCCCGAGGGCTACTACGTGGCCTTCTGCTCCAACCGGAACGGGCAGTACCGCATCTACCTGACAACCCGGCACGGCGACGAGCCCATCCTGGTCCCCACCGGGCCGGGAGACGCCACGTCGCCTGCCTGGAATACGGCCGCCGGCGGAGAGTAG
- a CDS encoding TonB family protein: MRQKTSLFFSIILHLSMVCMALFWQNFGGVKIDMEVPAYTVDLVNIAPGPPPGPVAPGPAIPAQAPNAAPPTMNPESQAQPEQAAAVPEPPKPQPKPEPAKPEPVKPEPVKAPEPPKPQPKPEPVKTPEPPKPAKPEPKPEAKPISETKAETKKPEPRKAEPAKPEPSNKDILASALQDVKKEAAKDAGKSSGQPSVSPQQQAKNDVQSELAALRKSVGGSIYSTGGGGGGGGGGSGSSGLLQVYASIVEQAIKKNWRYPVFGNDSNLVAVVEVRIDAKGQIADVRVLTPSARSDFDDSAVKAVRETKELPAPPSEAVGTLRINFNLQELNR; this comes from the coding sequence GTGCGGCAGAAGACCAGTCTCTTTTTTTCCATCATCCTCCACCTGAGCATGGTCTGCATGGCCTTGTTCTGGCAAAATTTCGGCGGGGTGAAGATCGACATGGAGGTCCCGGCCTACACCGTGGACCTGGTGAACATCGCGCCCGGCCCGCCGCCCGGCCCCGTGGCCCCCGGTCCGGCCATCCCGGCGCAGGCCCCCAACGCGGCCCCGCCGACCATGAACCCGGAGTCCCAGGCCCAGCCCGAGCAGGCCGCGGCCGTGCCCGAGCCGCCGAAGCCGCAGCCCAAGCCGGAACCGGCCAAGCCCGAGCCGGTGAAGCCGGAGCCCGTGAAGGCCCCGGAACCGCCGAAGCCGCAGCCCAAGCCGGAGCCGGTGAAGACGCCCGAGCCGCCGAAACCGGCCAAGCCCGAGCCCAAGCCCGAGGCCAAGCCGATCAGCGAGACCAAGGCCGAGACCAAGAAGCCCGAGCCGCGCAAGGCCGAACCGGCCAAGCCCGAGCCCTCGAACAAGGACATTCTGGCCAGCGCCCTGCAGGACGTGAAGAAGGAGGCGGCCAAGGACGCGGGCAAGAGTTCGGGCCAGCCCTCGGTTTCGCCTCAGCAGCAGGCCAAGAACGACGTGCAGAGCGAATTGGCGGCCCTGCGCAAGTCCGTGGGAGGCAGCATCTACTCCACGGGCGGCGGTGGCGGCGGCGGTGGCGGCGGGTCCGGCAGCTCCGGCCTGCTGCAGGTCTACGCCTCCATCGTGGAGCAGGCGATCAAGAAGAACTGGCGCTACCCGGTCTTCGGCAACGATTCCAATCTGGTCGCCGTGGTCGAGGTGCGCATCGACGCCAAGGGGCAGATCGCCGACGTGCGCGTGCTGACGCCCTCGGCCCGGTCCGACTTCGACGACTCGGCCGTGAAGGCCGTGCGGGAGACCAAGGAGCTGCCCGCTCCGCCCTCCGAGGCCGTGGGCACGCTGAGGATCAACTTCAACCTTCAGGAACTGAACCGCTAG
- the tolR gene encoding protein TolR, whose translation MGMSLNRGGFMAEINVTPFVDVMLVLLIIFMVTAPLMTQGLDVDLPQTKAVKALPKDSDHLVLTVKKTGEVFLDEFKVELPELQEHLKRLVVAQHKQLFMRADKEVAYGVVVQVMGEIKAAGIDKLGIVADPEKSGPATPAAKQG comes from the coding sequence ATGGGAATGTCGCTCAACCGAGGCGGGTTCATGGCCGAGATCAACGTGACGCCCTTCGTGGACGTCATGCTGGTCCTGCTCATCATCTTCATGGTCACGGCCCCGCTGATGACCCAGGGGCTGGACGTGGACCTGCCGCAGACCAAGGCCGTGAAGGCCCTGCCCAAGGACAGCGACCACCTCGTGCTCACGGTGAAGAAGACCGGCGAGGTCTTCCTCGATGAGTTCAAGGTCGAGCTGCCCGAGCTGCAGGAGCACCTCAAGCGGCTGGTCGTGGCCCAGCACAAGCAGCTCTTCATGCGCGCCGACAAGGAAGTGGCCTACGGCGTGGTGGTCCAGGTCATGGGCGAGATCAAGGCCGCCGGCATCGACAAGCTTGGCATCGTGGCCGATCCCGAAAAGAGCGGTCCGGCGACTCCGGCCGCCAAACAGGGTTGA
- a CDS encoding MotA/TolQ/ExbB proton channel family protein, which produces MDLLPESGIFSMLMQATLMVKLVLLFLVSMSIWCWSIIIFKILLINKAKRQVVDGYEAFLQAEDLSAGLHAVSRDPQSPLAIIGSMAVREFRKLETAEIDRERKRFLVKDTLRRILRQAVSAEMKRLSSSISILATSASSAPFIGLFGTVWGIMHSFHSIGQAQSAALATVAPGISEALIATAIGLGVAIPASIAYNFFLGMLAVVETEMVNFAGAFLNRVEREVSWVSARGQRRDND; this is translated from the coding sequence ATGGATCTTCTCCCGGAAAGCGGCATCTTTTCCATGCTCATGCAGGCGACGCTCATGGTCAAGCTCGTCCTGCTCTTCCTGGTGAGCATGTCCATCTGGTGCTGGTCCATCATCATCTTCAAGATCCTGCTCATCAACAAGGCCAAGCGCCAGGTGGTGGACGGCTACGAGGCCTTCCTGCAGGCCGAGGACCTCTCGGCCGGGCTGCACGCGGTGAGCCGCGACCCGCAGTCGCCCCTGGCGATCATCGGCAGCATGGCCGTGCGCGAGTTCCGCAAGCTGGAAACCGCCGAGATCGACCGTGAGCGCAAGCGCTTCCTGGTCAAGGACACCCTGCGCCGCATCCTGCGCCAGGCCGTGAGCGCGGAGATGAAGCGCCTTTCGAGCTCCATCTCCATCCTGGCCACCAGCGCCAGCTCCGCGCCGTTCATCGGCCTTTTCGGCACGGTCTGGGGCATCATGCACTCCTTCCACTCCATCGGGCAGGCCCAGAGCGCGGCCCTGGCCACGGTGGCCCCGGGCATCTCCGAGGCCCTCATCGCCACGGCCATCGGCCTGGGCGTCGCCATCCCCGCCAGCATCGCCTACAACTTCTTCCTGGGCATGCTCGCCGTGGTGGAGACCGAGATGGTCAACTTCGCGGGCGCGTTCCTGAACCGCGTCGAGCGCGAGGTGTCCTGGGTGTCCGCGCGCGGCCAGCGCCGGGACAACGACTAG
- a CDS encoding histidinol phosphate phosphatase domain-containing protein, translating to MIDLHTHTVFSDGVLIPAELARRAAVAGYRALCFTDHADASNMAHILENVRRFVAESSAFFEINLFAGVELTHVPPALIADHVARARALGADLVVVHGETVVEPVAPGTNLAAIEAGCDVLAHPGMLTETEARLAAERGVALEITTRKGHSLTNGRVAALARQCGAKLVINNDAHEPGDLVSADLRRKAALGAGLTDEERERAEANAQALVQKMLRA from the coding sequence ATGATTGATCTGCACACCCACACGGTTTTCAGCGACGGGGTCCTCATCCCGGCGGAACTGGCCCGGCGCGCCGCCGTGGCCGGCTACCGGGCTCTCTGCTTCACGGATCACGCCGACGCGAGCAACATGGCGCACATTCTGGAGAACGTGCGCCGGTTCGTGGCCGAGTCCTCGGCCTTCTTCGAGATCAATCTTTTCGCCGGAGTGGAGCTGACCCACGTGCCGCCCGCGCTCATCGCGGACCACGTGGCCCGCGCGCGGGCCTTGGGCGCGGACCTGGTGGTGGTCCACGGCGAGACCGTGGTGGAGCCCGTGGCCCCGGGGACGAACCTGGCGGCCATCGAGGCGGGCTGCGACGTGCTGGCGCATCCGGGCATGCTCACCGAGACCGAGGCGCGGCTGGCGGCCGAGCGCGGCGTGGCCCTGGAGATCACCACGCGCAAGGGCCACAGCCTGACCAACGGGCGCGTGGCGGCCCTGGCCCGGCAGTGCGGGGCCAAACTGGTCATCAACAACGACGCCCACGAGCCGGGCGACCTCGTGTCCGCCGATCTGCGGCGCAAGGCGGCCCTGGGGGCCGGGCTCACGGACGAGGAACGGGAACGGGCCGAGGCGAACGCCCAGGCCCTGGTTCAGAAGATGCTGCGGGCCTGA
- a CDS encoding bifunctional nuclease family protein: MVRVEVFGLALDEKSQAPVLILKAVDGERILPIWIGAMEAMAISVALNKVAFPRPMTHDLLLNVLRGLGGQVSRVEVTTVEEGTFFAEIVISKGGETLRVDSRPSDAMALALRAEAPLFVSEQVLEQAGTMSPGAYEAVLKSEDADKWTEELEKLTENGNKYKM; the protein is encoded by the coding sequence ATGGTGAGGGTGGAAGTCTTCGGGCTGGCCCTGGACGAAAAGAGCCAAGCCCCGGTTTTGATCCTCAAGGCCGTTGATGGGGAACGCATTCTGCCCATCTGGATCGGCGCCATGGAGGCCATGGCCATTTCCGTGGCCCTGAACAAGGTGGCCTTTCCCCGTCCCATGACCCACGACCTGCTGCTGAACGTCCTGCGCGGCCTCGGCGGTCAAGTGTCCCGCGTGGAGGTGACCACCGTGGAGGAGGGGACCTTCTTCGCCGAGATCGTGATCAGCAAGGGCGGGGAGACCCTGCGCGTGGACAGCAGGCCCTCCGACGCCATGGCCCTGGCCTTGCGGGCCGAGGCGCCGCTGTTCGTGAGCGAGCAGGTGCTCGAGCAGGCCGGGACCATGAGCCCCGGCGCATACGAGGCCGTGCTCAAGAGCGAGGACGCCGACAAGTGGACCGAAGAGTTGGAGAAGCTCACGGAAAACGGCAACAAATACAAGATGTGA
- the miaB gene encoding tRNA (N6-isopentenyl adenosine(37)-C2)-methylthiotransferase MiaB has translation MKFHVTTFGCQMNANDSDWLARALESRGWEQADEESARVFIVNTCSVREKPEQKVYSVLGRLERHLRRDPGAFAAVGGCVAQQVGAGFFERFPFVRLVFGTDAVALAPDALERLTAEPEARLALLDFLPHFSEREEPEPRPGATGPAQAFVNIMQGCDNFCAYCIVPYVRGRQKSRRPGAVLMDCRTLVDRGAREITLLGQNVNSFGLDSGGEGVSFAELLRRVAAIPGLERLRFTTSHPKDLAPDVIRAFGELENLCPSLHLPLQSGSDAVLRRMGRRYDRARYLDLVERLREARPGLALTTDLIVGFPGETDEDFGRTLEVMGMVGFENSFSFKYSDRPGVAAARMEPKVSEEVASARLDHLQNLQNTLTKDCLENCVGSETVVLIEGPSRKQDGGEPFWRGRDPAGRTVNVAHGGEADLSGKMIPVRLVEAKKHSLIGEKAGAPW, from the coding sequence ATGAAATTTCACGTCACCACATTCGGCTGCCAGATGAACGCCAACGACTCGGACTGGTTGGCCCGGGCCCTGGAGAGCAGGGGCTGGGAGCAGGCCGACGAGGAGTCGGCCCGGGTCTTCATCGTGAACACCTGCAGCGTGCGCGAGAAGCCCGAGCAGAAGGTGTACAGCGTGCTCGGCCGGCTGGAGCGCCACCTGCGCCGCGATCCCGGGGCCTTCGCGGCCGTGGGCGGCTGCGTGGCCCAGCAGGTCGGCGCGGGCTTTTTCGAGCGCTTCCCCTTCGTGCGCCTCGTCTTCGGCACGGACGCCGTGGCCCTGGCCCCGGACGCCCTGGAGCGTCTGACGGCCGAGCCCGAGGCGCGGCTGGCCCTATTGGACTTCCTGCCCCACTTCAGCGAACGCGAGGAGCCCGAGCCCCGTCCGGGCGCGACGGGCCCGGCCCAGGCCTTCGTGAACATCATGCAGGGCTGCGACAACTTCTGCGCCTACTGCATCGTGCCCTACGTGCGCGGCCGCCAGAAGTCCCGGCGCCCCGGGGCCGTGCTCATGGACTGCCGGACCCTGGTGGACCGGGGCGCGCGCGAGATCACCCTGCTCGGGCAGAACGTGAACAGCTTCGGCCTGGACTCCGGCGGCGAGGGAGTCTCCTTCGCGGAGCTGCTGCGCCGGGTGGCCGCCATCCCCGGCCTGGAACGGCTGCGCTTCACCACCTCCCATCCCAAGGACCTGGCCCCGGACGTCATCCGGGCCTTCGGCGAGCTGGAGAACCTCTGCCCGAGCCTGCACCTGCCGCTGCAGTCCGGATCCGACGCGGTGCTCCGGCGCATGGGGCGGCGCTACGACCGGGCCCGCTACCTGGACCTGGTGGAGCGGCTGCGCGAGGCCCGTCCCGGCCTGGCCCTGACCACGGACCTCATCGTGGGCTTCCCGGGCGAGACGGACGAGGACTTCGGCCGGACCCTGGAGGTGATGGGCATGGTGGGCTTCGAGAACAGCTTCTCCTTCAAGTACAGCGACCGTCCGGGTGTGGCCGCCGCCCGCATGGAGCCCAAGGTGTCCGAGGAGGTCGCCTCGGCCAGGTTGGACCACTTGCAGAATTTGCAAAATACGCTTACTAAAGATTGTCTAGAAAATTGCGTGGGAAGCGAGACGGTGGTCTTGATCGAGGGCCCGAGCCGGAAACAGGACGGCGGGGAGCCCTTCTGGCGCGGCCGCGACCCGGCCGGACGCACGGTCAACGTGGCCCACGGCGGCGAGGCGGACCTGAGCGGAAAGATGATTCCGGTGCGTCTCGTGGAAGCCAAGAAGCACTCCCTGATCGGGGAGAAGGCGGGCGCCCCATGGTGA
- a CDS encoding isoprenylcysteine carboxylmethyltransferase family protein encodes MSAALGLLATWIAWAALHSLLMTPAAKALARRLLGRGFALYRLGFNLLALATFAVAAWAAPRPPGMLYVLPPPWSWLGRLLQALGLGLMFWSFLVIDGQEFLGLRQARDFFLHGPPPDDSGERPTRLTVSGPYALCRHPMYLAGFLILLPEPSMGLEHLLFSFFAAAYFLIGSVFEEQRLVRAFGDAYVQYQRRTPRFFPLSFPRKVIERGPSKRSGP; translated from the coding sequence GTGAGCGCCGCGCTCGGCCTGCTGGCGACCTGGATCGCCTGGGCCGCGCTGCACAGCCTGCTCATGACCCCGGCGGCCAAGGCCCTGGCCCGGCGGTTGTTGGGTCGCGGCTTCGCCCTGTATCGTCTGGGCTTCAACCTCCTGGCGTTGGCCACCTTCGCGGTCGCGGCCTGGGCCGCTCCCAGGCCGCCGGGCATGCTCTATGTCCTGCCGCCGCCCTGGTCCTGGCTGGGCCGTCTGCTCCAGGCCCTCGGCCTGGGCCTGATGTTCTGGAGCTTCCTGGTCATCGACGGACAGGAGTTCCTGGGCCTGCGCCAGGCCCGCGACTTCTTCCTTCACGGTCCGCCGCCGGACGACTCGGGCGAACGGCCCACGCGGCTGACTGTGAGCGGTCCCTATGCGCTTTGCCGCCACCCCATGTATCTCGCGGGCTTCCTCATTCTCCTGCCCGAGCCGAGCATGGGCCTGGAACATCTGCTCTTTTCGTTCTTCGCCGCGGCCTATTTCCTGATCGGTTCGGTTTTCGAGGAGCAGCGCCTTGTGCGGGCCTTCGGGGATGCCTATGTTCAATACCAGCGGCGGACCCCCCGGTTTTTCCCGTTGTCATTTCCGCGCAAAGTGATAGAGCGGGGTCCGTCGAAGCGCTCTGGGCCGTGA
- a CDS encoding adenylyl-sulfate kinase, with amino-acid sequence MDGWAVWITGLPGSGKSALARGLEDRLAGRGLDVVRLSMDARRKEWFPEPRYDEDERRRAYELLVGEAADLAARGTGVILDATAHRKAVRDLARARIPRFAEIHLQCGLDAAMRREAGRPQGQVMAGLYAKALERRRTGVQTPGLGQVIGVDVPFEADPSAECRIDNTDLAKTETLERATAFLDRWLGEGR; translated from the coding sequence ATGGACGGCTGGGCGGTATGGATCACGGGCCTGCCGGGCTCGGGCAAGAGCGCCCTGGCGCGCGGGCTGGAGGATCGCTTGGCCGGGCGCGGCCTGGACGTGGTCCGGCTGTCCATGGACGCGCGGCGCAAGGAGTGGTTCCCCGAGCCGCGTTATGACGAGGACGAACGACGCCGGGCCTATGAGCTCCTGGTGGGGGAGGCCGCCGACCTGGCGGCGCGCGGCACGGGGGTGATCCTGGACGCCACGGCCCACCGCAAGGCCGTGCGCGACCTGGCCCGGGCGCGGATTCCCCGCTTCGCGGAAATCCACCTCCAGTGCGGCCTGGACGCGGCCATGCGCCGCGAGGCGGGCAGGCCCCAGGGCCAGGTCATGGCCGGGCTCTATGCCAAGGCCCTGGAACGGCGGCGCACCGGCGTCCAGACCCCCGGCCTGGGGCAGGTCATCGGCGTGGACGTGCCCTTCGAGGCCGATCCCTCGGCCGAGTGCCGCATCGACAACACCGATCTGGCCAAGACGGAGACCCTGGAGCGCGCGACGGCCTTCCTGGACCGCTGGCTGGGGGAGGGGCGGTGA
- a CDS encoding phosphotransferase family protein: MNELGTSALEAYLKDAFGPDAVLLHVGRIGRPEEQGMKALGYGKPLLVRFRAGGLEREAVLSTMRGDKYGHQFYWDRAAILLFQYETSAALERHVKPLGVGYVDARGGLTPLREPVEFFILNEKLEGHDYFKDLERIRGGDFRPSDEALAREFARWLARVHAAGKTDPDLYYRAVRNLIGSDECIMGLIDEAFPHPFREFPDQRFLDMEKRIIDWRWKLKRYPHRLRAVHGDFHPWNVLVDDAGGFRVLDRSRGEWGEPAGDVCTMAMNYLLFGLYREPRLSGAFERLYRSYFEEYLSLTGDRECLEVMAPFFVFRGLVVASPEWYPNHPPEVRRGLLRFLVNVLEDEVFDWEHVNRYME; this comes from the coding sequence ATGAACGAGCTCGGCACGTCCGCCCTGGAGGCGTATCTCAAGGACGCCTTCGGCCCGGACGCCGTCCTGTTGCACGTGGGCCGCATCGGCCGCCCCGAAGAGCAGGGCATGAAGGCCCTGGGCTACGGCAAGCCGCTCCTGGTGCGCTTCCGGGCCGGGGGCCTGGAGCGCGAGGCCGTGCTCTCGACCATGCGCGGGGACAAGTACGGTCACCAGTTCTACTGGGACCGCGCCGCGATCCTCCTCTTCCAATACGAGACATCGGCCGCCCTGGAGCGCCACGTCAAGCCCCTGGGCGTGGGCTACGTGGACGCCCGGGGCGGCCTGACTCCCCTGCGCGAGCCGGTGGAGTTCTTCATCCTCAACGAGAAGCTCGAGGGCCACGACTACTTCAAGGACCTGGAACGCATCCGGGGCGGCGACTTCCGTCCCTCGGACGAGGCCCTGGCCCGCGAGTTCGCCCGCTGGCTGGCGCGGGTGCACGCGGCCGGGAAGACCGACCCGGACCTGTACTACCGCGCCGTGCGCAACCTCATCGGCTCGGACGAGTGCATCATGGGCCTCATCGACGAGGCCTTTCCCCATCCCTTCCGGGAGTTCCCGGACCAGCGCTTCCTGGACATGGAGAAGCGCATCATCGACTGGCGCTGGAAGCTGAAGCGCTATCCCCACCGCCTGCGCGCCGTGCATGGCGACTTCCATCCCTGGAACGTGCTGGTGGACGACGCGGGCGGATTCCGGGTCCTGGACCGCAGCCGGGGCGAGTGGGGCGAGCCCGCCGGGGACGTCTGCACCATGGCCATGAACTACCTGCTCTTCGGGCTCTATCGGGAGCCCCGCCTGTCCGGGGCCTTCGAGCGGCTCTACCGGAGCTATTTCGAGGAGTACCTGAGCCTGACCGGCGACCGCGAGTGCCTGGAGGTCATGGCCCCGTTCTTCGTCTTCCGGGGCCTGGTGGTGGCCTCGCCGGAGTGGTACCCGAACCACCCTCCCGAGGTGCGGCGCGGCCTGCTGCGCTTCCTGGTGAATGTCCTGGAGGACGAGGTCTTCGACTGGGAGCACGTGAACCGCTACATGGAGTGA
- a CDS encoding carbohydrate kinase family protein has translation MRILVCGSLAFDRIMPFPGRFSEHILPDKIHILNVCFLVNGVDEKFGGTAGNIAYSLSLLGEKPVIVGCAGKDFGPYELWLQKLGLSLEGIRRIDEEHTAGAYITTDLSDNQITGFNPGAMKHPSNYDFSGCNPADTLAIISPGNVTDMIEYPRTFRKLGIPYIFDPGQQITALSGPDMLDAITGSFMLVTNDYELELVMKATGQDREALKERTTFLVTTLGEQGSLVAGGGAETRVPAAPVDKALDPTGAGDAFRSGMLKGLALGKSVPEAARLGSVCAAYAVERKGTQEHSFSFEEFRARYQGVFGPLS, from the coding sequence ATGCGCATACTCGTCTGCGGCTCCCTGGCCTTCGACCGCATCATGCCCTTCCCCGGCCGTTTTTCGGAACACATCCTGCCGGACAAGATCCACATCCTGAACGTCTGCTTCCTGGTCAACGGAGTGGACGAGAAGTTCGGCGGCACGGCCGGGAACATCGCCTACAGCCTGTCGCTGCTGGGCGAGAAGCCGGTCATCGTGGGCTGCGCGGGCAAGGACTTCGGGCCCTACGAGCTCTGGCTCCAGAAGCTCGGCCTGTCCCTCGAGGGCATCCGCCGCATCGACGAGGAGCACACCGCCGGGGCCTACATCACCACCGACCTCTCGGACAACCAGATCACCGGCTTCAACCCCGGGGCCATGAAGCACCCCTCGAACTACGACTTCTCCGGCTGCAATCCGGCGGACACCCTGGCCATCATCTCGCCCGGCAACGTCACGGACATGATCGAATACCCCCGGACCTTCCGCAAGCTGGGCATCCCCTACATCTTCGATCCGGGCCAGCAGATCACGGCCCTGTCCGGCCCGGACATGCTCGACGCCATCACCGGCTCCTTCATGCTCGTGACCAACGACTACGAGCTGGAGCTGGTCATGAAGGCCACGGGCCAGGACCGCGAGGCGCTGAAGGAGCGCACCACGTTCCTCGTCACCACCCTGGGCGAGCAAGGCTCCCTGGTGGCCGGCGGCGGAGCCGAGACGCGGGTGCCCGCCGCGCCGGTGGACAAGGCCCTGGATCCCACGGGCGCGGGCGACGCGTTCCGCTCCGGGATGCTCAAGGGCCTCGCCCTGGGCAAGTCCGTGCCCGAGGCGGCCCGCCTGGGCTCGGTCTGCGCGGCCTACGCCGTGGAGCGCAAGGGCACCCAGGAGCATTCCTTCAGCTTCGAGGAATTCCGCGCCCGCTACCAGGGGGTCTTCGGTCCCCTGTCCTGA
- the cutA gene encoding divalent-cation tolerance protein CutA codes for MAEIFVYVTCESLEQAETIGAALVERRLCACVNILPGMRSLYWWKGRLERAEEAVLVAKTRESLLEALTAGIKSLHSYEVPCVVALPILGGNPDFLRWIADETPPSAG; via the coding sequence ATGGCCGAAATCTTCGTCTACGTCACCTGTGAGAGCCTGGAACAGGCCGAGACCATCGGCGCGGCCCTGGTGGAGCGCAGGCTCTGCGCCTGCGTGAACATCCTGCCGGGCATGCGCTCCCTCTACTGGTGGAAGGGCAGGCTGGAGAGGGCGGAGGAGGCCGTGCTCGTGGCCAAGACCCGCGAGTCCCTGCTCGAAGCCCTCACGGCGGGGATCAAGTCCCTGCATTCCTATGAGGTTCCCTGCGTGGTGGCCCTGCCCATCCTGGGCGGCAACCCCGATTTCCTGCGCTGGATCGCGGACGAGACACCCCCGTCCGCCGGATAG
- the nth gene encoding endonuclease III — MPKNERPERAAAVLERLRRRYPHPEPALDHHGPWELLAATVLAAQCTDERVNTVTPELFRRWPGPAELARAAQEEIEAVIRPTGFFRNKAKNLKAAATLLMERFGGEVPRSMAELTTLPGVARKTANIVLSNSFGVHEGIAVDTHVTRLAYRLGFTESDNPVVIEKDLMPLFPRGDWGDVNHFLVYYGREVCRARKPLCAECGLADLCPKKGVTR; from the coding sequence ATGCCGAAAAACGAACGCCCCGAACGCGCCGCCGCAGTCCTCGAACGGCTGCGCCGACGCTATCCCCATCCCGAGCCCGCCCTGGACCACCACGGTCCCTGGGAGCTTCTGGCGGCCACGGTGCTGGCCGCCCAATGCACGGACGAGCGCGTGAACACGGTCACGCCCGAGCTCTTCCGCCGCTGGCCCGGCCCCGCCGAACTGGCCCGCGCCGCGCAGGAGGAGATCGAGGCCGTGATCCGGCCCACGGGCTTTTTCCGCAACAAGGCCAAGAACCTCAAGGCCGCCGCCACCCTGCTCATGGAGCGCTTCGGCGGCGAGGTGCCCCGGAGCATGGCCGAGCTGACCACCCTGCCCGGCGTGGCCCGCAAGACCGCCAACATCGTGCTCTCCAACTCCTTCGGCGTGCACGAGGGCATCGCCGTGGACACCCACGTGACCCGCCTGGCCTACCGCCTCGGCTTCACGGAGAGCGACAACCCGGTGGTCATCGAGAAGGACCTCATGCCGCTCTTCCCGCGCGGGGACTGGGGCGATGTGAACCACTTCCTGGTCTATTACGGCCGCGAGGTCTGCCGCGCCCGCAAGCCGCTCTGCGCGGAATGCGGATTGGCCGACCTCTGCCCGAAAAAGGGAGTCACCCGATGA